A region of Streptomyces paludis DNA encodes the following proteins:
- a CDS encoding L,D-transpeptidase: MNGLPIPATSGASTASDARRRGRGRAGRGTAPLAVLLGALLLLVTACGGGGGGTAGKDGGKDDAKGSSKVENAASVAVVTVAPKDKADGVATTGALKVTAGKGKLTSVKVEDDKGTAVEGRISADGAAWEPLQHLAGATKYRVHAVAEDAEGRESARDTTFTTLVPKNTFIGQFTPEDGSTVGVGMPVSINFTRGITEPDAVKEAITVTATPSVPIEGHWFGNDRLDFRPEKYWAAGTKVTVKLNLDGIEGRPGVYGKQAKSFSFTIGRSQVSTVDASAKTMKVVRDGKQIRNIPITAGAPATTTYNGQMVISEKYAVTRMNGATVGFGGEYDIKDVPHAMRLSTSGTFVHGNYWASSGTFGSANVSHGCVGLRDIRGGGDNGTPSAWFYNSSIIGDVVVVKNSDDKQIAPDNGLNGWNMSWAEWTK; encoded by the coding sequence CCGCTGGCCGTCCTGCTCGGCGCCCTGCTCCTGCTGGTCACCGCGTGCGGCGGCGGGGGCGGCGGGACCGCCGGCAAGGACGGTGGCAAGGATGACGCCAAGGGGTCGTCGAAGGTCGAGAACGCCGCGTCCGTCGCGGTGGTGACGGTCGCTCCGAAGGACAAGGCCGACGGGGTCGCCACCACCGGCGCCCTCAAGGTCACCGCCGGCAAGGGCAAGCTGACCTCCGTCAAGGTCGAGGACGACAAGGGCACCGCCGTCGAGGGCAGGATCTCCGCCGACGGCGCCGCCTGGGAGCCGCTCCAGCATCTGGCCGGTGCCACCAAGTACCGCGTGCACGCGGTCGCCGAGGACGCCGAGGGCCGCGAGTCCGCCCGGGACACCACCTTCACCACCCTCGTACCGAAGAACACCTTCATCGGGCAGTTCACCCCGGAGGACGGTTCCACGGTCGGCGTCGGCATGCCGGTCTCGATCAACTTCACCCGCGGTATCACCGAGCCGGACGCCGTCAAGGAGGCCATCACGGTGACGGCGACGCCGTCCGTACCGATCGAGGGCCACTGGTTCGGCAACGACCGGCTGGACTTCCGTCCCGAGAAGTACTGGGCGGCCGGTACGAAGGTGACCGTCAAGCTCAACCTCGACGGCATCGAGGGCCGCCCGGGCGTCTACGGCAAGCAGGCCAAGTCGTTCTCGTTCACGATCGGCCGCAGCCAGGTCTCGACCGTGGACGCGAGCGCCAAGACCATGAAGGTCGTCCGCGACGGCAAGCAGATCCGCAACATCCCGATCACCGCGGGCGCCCCGGCGACCACCACCTACAACGGCCAGATGGTGATCAGCGAGAAGTACGCGGTGACCCGGATGAACGGCGCGACGGTCGGCTTCGGCGGCGAGTACGACATCAAGGACGTCCCGCACGCCATGCGCCTGTCCACCTCGGGCACCTTCGTCCACGGCAACTACTGGGCCTCGTCCGGCACCTTCGGCTCGGCGAACGTCAGCCACGGCTGCGTGGGCCTGCGGGACATCCGCGGCGGCGGGGACAACGGCACGCCGTCGGCGTGGTTCTACAACTCGTCGATCATCGGTGACGTGGTCGTCGTGAAGAACTCGGACGACAAGCAGATCGCCCCGGACAACGGCCTGAACGGCTGGAACATGTCCTGGGCGGAGTGGACCAAGTAG
- a CDS encoding enoyl-CoA hydratase/isomerase family protein, producing the protein MNVTLEVSGGVGTIRLDRPPMNALDTALQDRLRELAEEAGRRDDVRAVILYGGEKVFAAGADIKEMLELDHTAMVLRSRALQEAFTAVARIPKPVVAAVTGYALGGGCELALCADFRIAADNAKLGQPEILLGLIPGAGGTQRLARLIGPSRAKDLIFTGRQVRADEALTLGLVDRVVPAAEVYDEALAWAAKLARGPALALRAAKESVDLGLETDLESGLAIERNWFAGLFATEDRERGMRSFVAEGPGKAKFL; encoded by the coding sequence GTGAATGTGACTCTCGAAGTGTCCGGCGGTGTCGGTACGATCCGGCTCGACCGCCCTCCGATGAACGCGCTCGACACCGCCCTCCAGGACCGGCTGCGCGAGCTGGCCGAGGAGGCCGGGCGCCGCGACGACGTACGCGCCGTGATCCTTTACGGCGGCGAGAAGGTCTTCGCGGCCGGCGCCGACATCAAGGAGATGCTGGAGCTGGACCACACGGCGATGGTGCTGCGCTCCCGGGCCCTCCAGGAGGCGTTCACCGCCGTCGCCCGTATCCCCAAGCCCGTCGTCGCCGCGGTCACCGGATACGCGCTGGGCGGCGGCTGCGAGCTGGCGCTCTGCGCCGACTTCCGGATCGCCGCGGACAACGCGAAGCTCGGCCAGCCCGAGATCCTGCTCGGGCTGATCCCCGGCGCGGGCGGCACCCAGCGGCTCGCCCGGCTGATCGGCCCGTCCCGCGCCAAGGACCTCATCTTCACGGGCCGTCAGGTCCGGGCGGACGAGGCGCTGACGCTCGGTCTGGTCGACCGGGTGGTCCCGGCGGCGGAGGTGTACGACGAGGCGCTCGCCTGGGCCGCGAAGCTGGCGCGCGGCCCGGCGCTCGCCCTGCGGGCCGCCAAGGAGTCGGTCGATCTGGGGCTGGAGACCGACCTGGAGAGCGGACTCGCGATCGAACGGAACTGGTTCGCGGGGCTGTTCGCCACCGAGGACCGTGAGCGCGGGATGCGGTCCTTCGTGGCGGAGGGTCCCGGAAAGGCCAAATTCCTCTGA
- a CDS encoding ATP-binding protein, with protein sequence MMGGMAGLEDVEQPRQRGNAAAGRFIPSVESEQALGVLELFGDPTKAEVRLPSRPESASAARRITHTVVVSRWSLSPQTAEHAVLLVSELVGNAVRHTGARVFGLRMVHRRGWIRFEVRDPSRGLPCLIPVRDMDTSGRGLFLVDKLSDRWGVDLLPRGKTTWFEMRIADRQVP encoded by the coding sequence ATGATGGGAGGCATGGCGGGCCTGGAGGATGTGGAGCAGCCGCGGCAGCGCGGCAACGCGGCCGCCGGGCGGTTCATACCGTCCGTCGAGAGCGAACAGGCGCTCGGGGTGCTGGAGTTGTTCGGCGACCCGACGAAGGCGGAGGTACGGCTGCCGTCCCGTCCCGAATCCGCCTCCGCCGCCCGCCGGATCACCCACACGGTGGTGGTGAGCCGCTGGTCGCTCTCGCCCCAGACGGCGGAGCACGCGGTGCTGCTCGTCTCGGAGCTGGTCGGCAACGCGGTACGGCACACCGGCGCGCGGGTGTTCGGGCTGCGGATGGTGCACCGGCGCGGCTGGATCAGATTCGAGGTGCGCGACCCCTCGCGCGGGCTGCCCTGTCTGATCCCGGTGCGCGATATGGACACCAGCGGGCGCGGGCTCTTCCTGGTGGACAAGCTCTCCGACCGCTGGGGCGTGGATCTGCTGCCGCGCGGCAAGACCACCTGGTTCGAGATGCGGATCGCGGACCGCCAGGTGCCCTGA
- a CDS encoding polysaccharide deacetylase family protein, whose translation MIPIDRRSALRAAAGAAVAGALATGCTGGTEGTARPAAPVPSSSATPARAPAPAAAPAPAPRRFPGQPAEIGHGPRDRARVALTFHGQGDPATATALLKEAERAGARITVLAVGTWLDEHPSLARRILDGGHDLGNHTLHHTDISAMAEAEAYAEITGCAERLRRLTGSIGTWFRPSRTQHATPLVRRLAARAGYPHVLSYDVDSLDFTSPGATAVTDNVTERVREGSVVSLHFGYADTVAALPALLDALDRRGLRAVTTTELLT comes from the coding sequence GTGATTCCGATCGACCGTCGCAGTGCACTGCGCGCAGCAGCCGGCGCGGCCGTCGCGGGCGCCCTCGCCACCGGCTGTACGGGCGGCACGGAAGGCACGGCCCGCCCGGCCGCCCCCGTACCGTCGTCGTCCGCCACTCCCGCGCGGGCCCCCGCTCCCGCAGCCGCGCCCGCGCCCGCTCCCCGGCGGTTCCCCGGGCAGCCCGCCGAGATCGGCCACGGTCCCCGCGACCGGGCCCGGGTCGCCCTCACCTTCCACGGCCAGGGCGATCCCGCCACCGCGACCGCGCTGCTCAAGGAGGCGGAACGGGCCGGTGCCCGGATCACCGTGCTCGCCGTCGGCACCTGGCTCGACGAACACCCCTCCCTGGCCCGCCGGATCCTCGACGGCGGCCACGACCTCGGCAACCACACACTGCACCACACCGATATCTCCGCCATGGCCGAGGCGGAGGCGTACGCCGAGATCACCGGCTGCGCCGAGCGGCTGCGCCGGCTCACCGGCTCCATCGGCACCTGGTTCCGGCCCTCCCGCACCCAGCACGCCACCCCGCTCGTCCGGCGGCTCGCCGCGCGGGCCGGCTATCCGCATGTCCTCTCCTACGACGTCGACTCGCTCGACTTCACCTCGCCCGGCGCCACCGCCGTCACCGACAACGTCACCGAGCGGGTCCGCGAGGGCTCGGTGGTGAGCCTGCACTTCGGCTACGCGGACACGGTCGCCGCGCTGCCCGCCCTCCTCGACGCACTGGATCGCCGCGGTCTGCGCGCGGTGACGACCACGGAGTTGCTGACCTGA
- a CDS encoding YVTN family beta-propeller repeat protein, whose amino-acid sequence MHHRTPFPTTRATALLLAAALALLAGCGGSDSGSGDSARAEAAAAAASKAAAAVPKVVVPPGLPGMPPVQDPKDIYAADRPGMLSPVVRNFPSRVYVPNTHSDTVTVIDPATYKVIDTIDVGRQPQHVVPSWDLKTLWVNNNRGHTLTPIDPATGKAGEPVDVHDPYNLYFTPNGKYAIVMASLDRELVFRDPHTMKILKTEPVTCAGVNHADFSADGRYFIVSCEFSGELLKVDTEKMEVIGQQELDFDGAMPQDVKISPDGRTFYIADMMAHGMWVLDGEKFTAPKLLPTGKGCHGLYVSRNSKEMYISNRGEGTVSIFDFTKNRLTKKWYLPDGGSPDMGGVSADGKVLWLSGRYDSEVYALDTTTGKELARIPVGGGPHGLAVYPQPGRYSLGHTGVFR is encoded by the coding sequence ATGCACCACCGCACACCCTTCCCCACCACCCGCGCCACGGCCCTGCTGCTGGCCGCCGCCCTCGCCCTCCTCGCGGGCTGCGGCGGCTCCGACTCCGGCTCCGGCGACAGCGCGCGGGCGGAGGCGGCGGCAGCCGCCGCCTCCAAGGCCGCGGCCGCCGTGCCCAAGGTGGTCGTACCGCCCGGACTGCCCGGCATGCCGCCGGTGCAGGATCCCAAGGACATCTACGCGGCCGACCGGCCCGGAATGCTCTCACCGGTCGTCAGGAACTTCCCCTCCCGTGTCTATGTCCCCAACACCCACTCCGACACCGTCACCGTCATCGACCCGGCGACGTACAAGGTCATCGACACCATCGACGTCGGCCGCCAGCCGCAGCACGTCGTCCCCTCCTGGGACCTTAAGACCCTCTGGGTCAACAACAACCGCGGCCACACACTCACCCCGATCGACCCCGCCACCGGCAAGGCCGGCGAGCCCGTCGACGTCCACGACCCGTACAACCTGTACTTCACGCCCAACGGCAAGTACGCGATCGTCATGGCCTCGCTCGACCGGGAACTCGTCTTCCGCGACCCGCACACCATGAAGATCCTCAAGACCGAGCCGGTCACCTGTGCGGGCGTCAACCACGCGGACTTCTCCGCCGACGGCCGGTACTTCATCGTGTCGTGCGAGTTCTCCGGCGAACTCCTCAAGGTCGACACGGAGAAGATGGAGGTCATCGGCCAGCAGGAGCTGGACTTCGACGGCGCGATGCCGCAGGACGTCAAGATCTCGCCCGACGGCCGGACCTTCTACATCGCCGACATGATGGCCCACGGCATGTGGGTGCTCGACGGCGAGAAGTTCACCGCGCCGAAGCTGCTGCCCACAGGCAAGGGCTGCCACGGCCTCTACGTCAGCCGGAACTCCAAGGAGATGTACATCTCCAACCGGGGCGAGGGCACCGTCTCCATCTTCGACTTCACCAAGAACCGGCTCACGAAGAAGTGGTACCTGCCCGACGGCGGCAGCCCCGACATGGGCGGTGTCTCGGCGGACGGCAAGGTGCTCTGGCTCTCCGGACGGTACGACTCGGAGGTGTACGCGCTCGACACCACCACCGGCAAGGAGCTGGCCCGGATCCCGGTGGGCGGCGGTCCGCACGGGCTCGCGGTCTATCCCCAGCCCGGCCGCTACTCGCTCGGCCACACCGGCGTCTTCCGCTGA
- a CDS encoding CopD family protein — MLPGPSAKDTSTPAARPAAPDPGPGPGSAPGPGRGSARTAGLVAGGALVALLVALFGAGVAARGTGELRIPAAGATTALRTVVFAALALHLGELAGVRLARTGPVPRSLASAAALTGAAGAAGQIVLLAGVSGLDITDVYGTVEGRLLLVMANGFLLAAGCVALRRPGLAVLPLAVVIGAEALRAHPEPYTPMLGAALTVVHLSAAALWCGGLLHVLGTMWLRRADPAGARAVLARYARLAGWLLAALVTTGTVSTLRRLPVDVVLTTAYGRVLIAKLLLVALAAGLALAARGRLRAARGDATAPAHAELAVLALVLLLSAILTVVPDPHWLSVR; from the coding sequence ATACTCCCGGGCCCGTCCGCCAAGGACACCAGCACTCCAGCCGCCCGCCCCGCCGCCCCTGACCCCGGTCCCGGCCCCGGTTCCGCCCCGGGCCCCGGGCGCGGATCCGCCCGTACGGCCGGGCTCGTGGCCGGGGGCGCGCTCGTCGCGCTCCTCGTCGCGCTGTTCGGCGCGGGCGTCGCCGCCCGGGGCACCGGCGAGCTGCGCATCCCCGCCGCCGGTGCCACGACCGCGCTGCGCACCGTCGTCTTCGCCGCCCTCGCGCTGCACCTTGGCGAGCTGGCCGGGGTCCGGCTGGCCCGCACCGGTCCGGTGCCCCGGAGTCTCGCCTCCGCCGCCGCGCTGACCGGCGCGGCGGGCGCCGCCGGACAGATCGTGCTGCTGGCCGGCGTCAGCGGCCTCGACATCACCGATGTCTACGGCACGGTCGAGGGCCGGCTCCTCCTCGTCATGGCCAACGGCTTCCTGCTGGCCGCCGGATGCGTGGCGCTGCGCCGCCCCGGCCTCGCCGTGCTCCCGCTGGCGGTGGTGATCGGCGCCGAGGCCCTGCGCGCGCACCCCGAGCCGTACACCCCCATGCTGGGCGCCGCGCTCACCGTCGTCCATCTCAGCGCCGCCGCCCTGTGGTGCGGCGGGCTGCTCCATGTGCTGGGCACGATGTGGCTCCGGCGCGCCGACCCGGCCGGCGCCCGCGCGGTGCTCGCGCGCTACGCCCGGCTCGCCGGCTGGCTCCTCGCCGCGCTGGTCACCACCGGTACGGTCTCCACCCTGCGCAGGCTGCCCGTGGACGTCGTCCTCACGACGGCGTACGGCCGCGTGCTCATCGCCAAGCTCCTGCTGGTCGCGCTGGCCGCCGGTCTCGCCCTCGCGGCGCGCGGCCGGCTCCGGGCGGCCCGTGGTGATGCCACCGCACCCGCCCACGCAGAGCTGGCCGTACTGGCCCTTGTTCTGCTGCTCTCCGCGATCCTGACGGTGGTCCCCGACCCGCACTGGCTCAGCGTCCGGTGA
- a CDS encoding ABC transporter ATP-binding protein yields MKLTVDRLHITLDRQPILRDVSLEAHKGDIVGLVGPNGSGKSTLLRAVYRSLRPAAGVVRVGDDDVWTLSARTAARRTAAVLQDSGGNPTGLSVAEIVALGRTPYHGLLGRDGADDRRAVDDAIDRCGVRALAGRDYASLSGGERQRVLLARALAQRPQLLVLDELTNHLDIRARFELLDLIRATGTTTLAVLHDLDLAARLCDHLVVLSEGTVIAAGPVLDVLTPDVLREVFGVRATTDRHPDGVIRITYAARPLDLTGR; encoded by the coding sequence ATGAAACTGACCGTGGACCGGCTGCACATCACCCTGGACCGCCAACCGATCCTGCGCGACGTGAGCCTCGAAGCCCACAAGGGCGACATCGTCGGACTCGTCGGCCCCAACGGCAGCGGCAAATCCACCCTGCTGCGCGCCGTGTACCGCTCGCTGCGCCCGGCCGCCGGGGTGGTCCGGGTCGGTGACGACGATGTGTGGACGCTCTCCGCCCGTACCGCCGCCCGCCGTACGGCCGCCGTCCTCCAGGACTCCGGCGGCAACCCCACCGGTCTGTCCGTCGCCGAGATCGTCGCGCTGGGGCGTACCCCGTACCACGGCCTCCTCGGCCGGGACGGGGCCGACGACCGCCGGGCCGTCGACGACGCGATCGACCGCTGCGGGGTGCGTGCCCTGGCCGGCCGGGACTACGCCTCCCTCTCCGGCGGCGAGCGCCAGCGCGTCCTGCTCGCCCGCGCGCTCGCGCAGCGCCCTCAGCTGCTGGTCCTGGACGAACTCACCAACCATCTCGACATCCGGGCCCGCTTCGAGCTGCTGGACCTGATCCGCGCCACCGGCACCACCACGCTCGCGGTGCTGCACGACCTCGACCTGGCCGCGCGGCTCTGCGACCACCTCGTGGTCCTCAGCGAGGGCACCGTGATCGCGGCGGGACCGGTCCTCGACGTCCTCACCCCCGACGTCCTGCGCGAGGTCTTCGGCGTACGCGCCACCACGGACCGCCATCCCGACGGCGTCATCCGCATCACGTACGCGGCGCGGCCCCTCGACCTCACCGGACGCTGA
- a CDS encoding FecCD family ABC transporter permease → MVVSVSIGAVTVPVGEVWRIVLHHASGRGATADPALDQIVWSFRAPRVVLAALVGAGLAVSGAVLQAVVSNPLADPTVLGFSSGASLGAVIVIVLASGATLGGLGVSAAAFLGALAAGALVFVLGRRGGRMAPTRLVLAGVAIGYVFLSATSFLQLQATPNELRTVMFWMLGSVAGAQWSQLPTVSAVVIITTIVLSLFGRRLNVLLAGDESATALGVDVGRLRAVLLVLSSLLTGTTIAVAGGVGFVGLMIPHLVRLTIGADHRRLLPLTALLGAVYLVLVDLLSRTLDRPNELPLGILTALLGAPFFIWLLRRNKGLDAT, encoded by the coding sequence ATGGTGGTGTCGGTCAGCATCGGCGCCGTCACCGTCCCGGTGGGCGAGGTGTGGCGGATCGTCCTGCACCATGCGAGCGGTCGCGGGGCGACCGCCGATCCGGCGCTGGACCAGATCGTGTGGAGCTTCCGGGCGCCCCGGGTGGTGCTCGCCGCCCTGGTCGGCGCGGGTCTGGCGGTCTCCGGCGCGGTGCTCCAGGCCGTGGTGTCCAACCCGCTGGCCGACCCCACCGTCCTGGGCTTCTCCTCCGGTGCCTCGCTCGGTGCCGTCATCGTCATCGTGCTGGCCTCGGGCGCCACGCTCGGCGGGCTCGGGGTGTCGGCGGCGGCGTTCCTGGGCGCCCTGGCGGCCGGTGCGCTGGTCTTCGTCCTCGGCCGGCGGGGCGGCCGGATGGCACCCACGCGGCTGGTCCTGGCCGGGGTCGCGATCGGCTATGTCTTCCTGTCCGCGACGAGCTTCCTGCAACTCCAGGCCACACCCAACGAGTTGCGTACGGTCATGTTCTGGATGCTGGGCAGTGTCGCCGGCGCCCAGTGGAGCCAGCTGCCCACCGTCAGCGCGGTGGTCATCATCACGACCATCGTCCTGAGCCTCTTCGGCCGTCGGCTCAACGTCCTGCTGGCGGGCGACGAGTCGGCCACCGCGCTCGGTGTGGACGTCGGGCGGCTGCGGGCCGTCCTGCTGGTGCTCTCCTCGCTCCTCACCGGTACGACGATCGCGGTCGCGGGCGGGGTCGGATTCGTCGGACTGATGATCCCTCATCTCGTCCGTCTCACCATCGGCGCCGACCACCGCCGGCTCCTCCCGCTGACCGCCCTGCTGGGCGCGGTCTACCTCGTCCTCGTCGATCTGCTCTCCCGTACCCTCGACCGCCCCAACGAACTGCCGCTGGGCATTCTCACCGCTCTCCTCGGCGCGCCGTTCTTCATCTGGCTGCTGCGCCGCAACAAGGGGCTGGACGCCACATGA
- a CDS encoding ABC transporter substrate-binding protein, which yields MAKKRPVAIALAGALCLATAGCAGASAGTETEADPAANGKAPASSSTSATASGYPVTIENCGRSETFTEAPSRVVVMNGASVAEVSTLLALGLGDRIVSNQQTYGMSEVAGRAKAIGALPTGGVKLNEAYDIPREAMLGLRPDLVLSVTTYGFEAKNGFATRDQLKAVRANSYVSPQGCADDPSKMTVSDSYKLLRDMGKVFNVRDRAEKLIADSEKSIAAVSAKVKGEQKPRVMVLFANMSMGGNDFSSVVSRGIFNDILAKAGGANAFESAARTTFADLSKEKVAATDVDALVVISYNADDPTGYAKKLLKEFPQWPAAKNNTYTVLSDSMYLGPSNDLAVDRVARMLHPDAF from the coding sequence ATGGCCAAGAAGCGGCCCGTCGCCATCGCCCTGGCCGGGGCACTGTGTCTGGCCACGGCGGGATGTGCCGGGGCCTCGGCGGGGACGGAGACGGAAGCCGATCCGGCGGCGAACGGCAAGGCACCCGCGTCCAGTTCAACGTCCGCCACGGCGTCCGGCTACCCGGTCACCATCGAGAACTGCGGACGGTCCGAGACCTTCACCGAGGCCCCCAGCAGAGTGGTCGTCATGAACGGCGCCTCCGTCGCGGAGGTCTCCACACTGCTCGCGCTGGGGCTCGGTGACCGTATCGTCTCCAACCAGCAGACCTACGGGATGTCCGAGGTCGCCGGCCGCGCCAAGGCCATCGGGGCGCTGCCCACCGGTGGCGTCAAGCTCAACGAGGCGTACGACATCCCCCGCGAGGCCATGCTCGGCCTGCGTCCGGACCTCGTCCTGTCCGTCACGACCTACGGTTTCGAGGCGAAGAACGGCTTCGCCACCCGGGACCAGCTCAAGGCCGTGCGCGCGAACAGCTACGTCTCCCCGCAGGGCTGCGCGGACGACCCGTCCAAGATGACCGTCTCCGACAGCTACAAGCTGCTGCGGGACATGGGCAAGGTCTTCAACGTCCGCGACCGTGCCGAGAAGCTGATCGCCGACTCCGAGAAGTCGATCGCGGCGGTGTCCGCGAAGGTGAAGGGCGAGCAGAAGCCCAGGGTGATGGTGCTCTTCGCCAACATGTCGATGGGCGGCAACGACTTCAGCTCGGTGGTCTCCCGCGGCATCTTCAACGACATCCTCGCCAAGGCCGGTGGCGCCAACGCCTTCGAGTCGGCCGCCAGGACCACCTTCGCAGACCTGAGCAAGGAGAAGGTGGCCGCCACCGACGTCGACGCTCTCGTCGTCATCAGCTACAACGCGGACGACCCGACCGGGTACGCCAAGAAACTGCTCAAGGAGTTCCCCCAGTGGCCGGCCGCCAAGAACAACACGTACACGGTGCTGTCCGACTCGATGTACCTGGGCCCGAGCAACGATCTGGCGGTCGACCGGGTGGCCAGGATGCTGCACCCCGACGCGTTCTGA
- a CDS encoding sigma-70 family RNA polymerase sigma factor, whose protein sequence is MISTLPLSRDDLKSADESATAWALAAGGGDPDAVEHFVRALHRDVLRYVTHLSADPQAADDLAQETFLRALGSLHRFEGRSSARTWLMSIARRAVIDSFRYAATRPMPSDTPDWQLAVERAQPCGGPGFDDGIALLDLLETLPADRREAFVRTQMLGLTYEEAAEIGGCPIGTVRSRVARARGALLGLLSEADAPAA, encoded by the coding sequence ATGATTTCCACCCTGCCTCTCTCGCGTGACGACCTGAAGTCGGCCGACGAGTCGGCGACCGCCTGGGCGCTGGCCGCCGGCGGTGGTGACCCGGACGCCGTCGAGCACTTCGTCCGCGCCCTCCACCGCGACGTACTCCGCTACGTCACCCATCTCTCCGCCGATCCCCAGGCCGCCGACGATCTGGCCCAGGAGACGTTTCTGCGGGCGCTCGGCAGTCTGCACCGCTTCGAGGGGCGCTCCTCGGCCCGGACCTGGCTGATGTCCATCGCGCGCCGCGCGGTGATCGACAGCTTCCGGTACGCCGCCACCCGGCCGATGCCCAGCGACACCCCGGACTGGCAGTTGGCGGTCGAGCGGGCGCAGCCGTGCGGCGGGCCGGGCTTCGACGACGGCATCGCGCTGCTCGATCTGCTGGAGACACTGCCGGCCGACCGGCGCGAGGCGTTCGTCCGCACCCAGATGCTGGGGCTGACCTACGAGGAGGCGGCCGAGATCGGCGGCTGCCCCATCGGTACGGTCCGCTCCCGCGTGGCCCGGGCCCGGGGCGCCCTGCTCGGGCTGCTCTCCGAGGCGGACGCGCCGGCCGCGTGA